From Vicinamibacterales bacterium, a single genomic window includes:
- the pgi gene encoding glucose-6-phosphate isomerase, with protein MQVLVIDVGGSHVKLMHTGSTETRKFDSGDGFTPRQVVDGALPLIADWAFDAITIGVPSPVIRGAVVAEPWNLGQGWVGFDWAAAFGVPVKVMNDAAMQALGSDEGGRMLFLGLGSGLGTALVDEGTVVALELAHLPFKDQTFEDLLGKRGLDALGEERWRAAVLEGAELLRAAVAAEYVVLGGGNARLFTELPPRIHRGHNDKAFEGGFRAWDQPEPASEAPAPGLRALAVFAPRQHLRDLFATDPGRAERFSLHVGEHLHVDFSKNLITDDSMAALVELARKTGVEALRDRMFAGDAVNTTENRAVLHVALRNRSSRPMFVDGHDVMPDVRAALEHIRRFTEAVRGGAWLGYSGLRITDVVNIGIGGSDLGPAMVTQALAPYAREGPRVHFVSNVDGTHLSETLRRLHPATTLFTVASKTFTTQETMTNARSARAWCLARAQDEAAIARHFVAISTNAAEVGKFGIAAENMFVFWNWVGGRYSLWSSIGLPIALATGYGHFEQVLDGAHEMDEHFRTTPIERNVPMVLGLLGVWYASVLGAESHAVLPYEQYLSRLPAFLQQLDMESNGKRVDRDGHPVTTPTAPIVWGEPGTNGQHAFFQLLHQGTRLVPCDFLAGIQSHDQTGDHHRLLLANCLAQTEALMRGKTEGEVRDELVAQGLSGAALERLLPHKVFPGNRPSTTILYRKLGPRAIGMLLAMYEHKVFTMGAIWNINSFDQWGVELGKQLATTVAADLVSPATAAGHDSSTNRLINLAKQYLA; from the coding sequence ATGCAGGTCTTGGTCATCGACGTCGGCGGCAGCCACGTCAAACTCATGCACACCGGCAGCACCGAGACGCGCAAGTTCGACTCGGGCGATGGGTTCACGCCGCGGCAGGTCGTGGACGGCGCGTTGCCGCTGATTGCCGACTGGGCGTTCGACGCCATCACCATCGGCGTCCCCAGCCCCGTCATCCGCGGCGCCGTCGTCGCAGAGCCCTGGAACCTCGGCCAGGGTTGGGTCGGATTCGACTGGGCGGCCGCGTTCGGCGTGCCGGTCAAGGTGATGAACGACGCCGCGATGCAGGCCCTGGGCAGCGACGAGGGCGGGCGCATGCTCTTCCTCGGGCTGGGCTCCGGGCTCGGTACCGCGCTGGTGGATGAAGGGACGGTCGTCGCGCTGGAACTGGCCCACCTGCCGTTCAAGGACCAGACGTTCGAGGACCTGCTCGGCAAGCGAGGGCTGGACGCGCTGGGTGAAGAGCGTTGGCGGGCCGCCGTGCTCGAGGGCGCGGAGCTGCTGCGCGCCGCCGTGGCCGCCGAGTACGTCGTGCTCGGGGGCGGCAACGCCCGGCTGTTCACCGAGCTGCCGCCGCGCATCCATCGCGGCCACAACGACAAGGCGTTCGAGGGCGGCTTCCGCGCGTGGGACCAGCCTGAGCCGGCGTCCGAGGCGCCGGCACCGGGCCTGCGCGCCCTCGCCGTGTTCGCGCCGCGCCAGCACCTGCGCGACCTGTTCGCGACCGACCCCGGCCGCGCCGAGCGCTTCTCCCTCCACGTCGGCGAGCACCTCCACGTCGACTTCTCGAAGAACCTCATCACCGACGACTCGATGGCGGCGCTGGTCGAACTGGCGCGCAAGACCGGCGTCGAGGCGCTGCGCGACCGGATGTTCGCCGGCGACGCCGTCAACACCACCGAGAACCGCGCGGTCCTGCACGTCGCGCTGCGCAACCGCTCCTCGCGCCCGATGTTCGTGGATGGCCACGACGTGATGCCGGACGTGCGCGCCGCACTGGAGCACATCCGCCGCTTCACCGAGGCCGTGCGCGGCGGCGCGTGGCTCGGCTACTCCGGCTTGCGCATCACCGACGTCGTCAACATCGGCATTGGCGGGTCGGACCTCGGGCCGGCGATGGTGACCCAGGCCCTGGCGCCCTACGCCCGCGAAGGCCCGCGGGTGCACTTCGTCTCGAACGTGGACGGCACGCACCTCTCGGAAACCCTGCGGCGCCTGCACCCGGCGACGACGCTCTTCACCGTGGCGTCGAAGACGTTCACCACGCAGGAGACCATGACCAACGCGCGATCGGCGCGCGCCTGGTGCCTGGCCCGCGCCCAGGACGAAGCCGCCATCGCCCGGCACTTCGTGGCCATCTCGACCAACGCGGCCGAAGTCGGCAAGTTCGGCATCGCCGCCGAGAACATGTTCGTGTTCTGGAACTGGGTGGGCGGCCGCTACTCGCTGTGGTCGTCGATCGGCCTCCCGATCGCGCTCGCGACCGGCTACGGCCACTTCGAGCAGGTGCTGGACGGCGCTCACGAGATGGACGAGCACTTCCGGACCACCCCGATCGAGCGCAACGTGCCGATGGTGCTCGGCCTGTTGGGCGTCTGGTACGCAAGCGTGCTCGGCGCCGAGAGCCACGCGGTGTTGCCGTACGAGCAGTACTTGAGCCGGCTCCCGGCATTCCTGCAGCAGCTCGACATGGAGAGCAACGGCAAGCGCGTCGACCGCGACGGCCACCCCGTCACCACCCCCACGGCGCCCATCGTCTGGGGCGAGCCGGGCACCAACGGGCAGCACGCGTTCTTCCAGTTGTTGCACCAGGGCACGCGCCTGGTGCCGTGCGACTTCCTCGCCGGCATCCAGTCGCATGACCAGACCGGCGATCATCACCGGCTGCTGCTCGCCAACTGCCTGGCCCAGACCGAGGCGTTGATGCGGGGCAAGACCGAAGGGGAAGTGCGCGACGAGCTCGTCGCGCAGGGGTTGTCGGGCGCGGCGCTCGAGCGGCTGCTGCCGCACAAGGTGTTCCCGGGCAACCGCCCGTCAACGACGATTCTCTATCGCAAGCTGGGCCCGCGCGCCATCGGCATGCTGCTGGCGATGTACGAACACAAGGTGTTCACGATGGGCGCGATCTGGAACATCAACTCGTTCGACCAGTGGGGCGTCGAGCTCGGGAAGCAGCTGGCCACCACGGTGGCCGCCGATCTCGTGTCGCCGGCCACCGCCGCCGGCCACGACAGCTCGACCAACCGGCTGATCAACCTGGCGAAGCAGTACCTCGCCTAG
- a CDS encoding Crp/Fnr family transcriptional regulator, whose translation MPPKHPATKTAPFKLEQYLEANGLPRRVMRAARGSVVFAQGASASDVFYIQDGGVKLSVLSTVGKEAVVAMLGPGDFFGEGCLAAQPLRMGSATAVVATTLVRIPKREMMRTLHEQAAFSDRFIAHMLGRNIRIEEDLVDQLFNSSEKRLARTLLLLARYGNDDAPIRVLPRLSQETLAEMVGTTRSRVNFFMNKFRKLGFIEYNGTIKVNRSLLSIVLHD comes from the coding sequence ATGCCACCGAAGCACCCAGCGACCAAGACCGCGCCGTTCAAACTGGAGCAGTATCTCGAGGCCAACGGGCTCCCCCGGCGGGTCATGCGGGCCGCGCGCGGTTCGGTGGTGTTTGCCCAGGGGGCCAGTGCCAGCGACGTCTTCTACATTCAGGACGGCGGCGTCAAGCTGTCGGTGCTGTCAACGGTGGGCAAAGAAGCGGTGGTCGCCATGCTCGGCCCCGGAGACTTCTTCGGTGAGGGCTGCCTGGCGGCTCAGCCCTTGAGGATGGGCAGCGCCACCGCGGTCGTGGCCACGACGCTGGTTCGCATCCCGAAGCGCGAGATGATGCGGACGCTGCACGAGCAGGCGGCGTTTTCGGATCGGTTCATCGCGCACATGCTGGGACGCAACATCCGCATCGAGGAAGACCTGGTCGATCAGCTGTTCAACTCGAGCGAGAAGCGCCTGGCCCGGACACTGCTGTTGCTGGCGCGCTACGGCAACGACGACGCCCCGATTCGGGTATTGCCGAGGCTGTCGCAGGAGACGCTCGCGGAAATGGTGGGCACGACGCGGTCGCGCGTGAACTTCTTCATGAACAAGTTCCGCAAGCTGGGGTTCATCGAATACAACGGCACCATCAAGGTCAACAGGTCGCTGTTGAGCATCGTGCTTCACGACTAG
- a CDS encoding serine hydrolase yields the protein MTRCAVSLVAIVVLLWRPANALGPPEGGHYIALGPAAGIDLEPAAKAAAGLPRLRSLLVSHRGELVLERYFGGARAAQPVNIKSASKSVISALVGMAVSRGLIKNVRQPIADYFPELTKDRDALKRAITIEDLLTMRSGLPSTSGRDYGAWVQSPNWVRYVLSRPLAEPPGTRVEYSTGSSHLLSAILTKATKTSTWQFAQEALARPLGFSLARWTQDPQGVFFGGNEMLMTSRQMVRFGELYLNDGRIGDRQLLPKSWIAETRVPRGRSRWGSDREYGYGFWIRELAGHEAYYAWGYGGQFVFIIPDMQLVVVTTSRSDVSRERRDHLGAIYDLVERSVIPAIAAAGSRPSLP from the coding sequence ATGACCCGGTGCGCAGTGTCGCTGGTGGCGATTGTCGTGTTGCTGTGGCGTCCGGCGAATGCCCTGGGTCCGCCTGAAGGCGGACACTACATTGCGCTCGGACCGGCAGCCGGGATTGATCTTGAACCGGCGGCCAAGGCGGCGGCCGGGCTGCCGCGGTTGCGCAGCCTGCTGGTCAGTCATCGCGGCGAGCTCGTGCTCGAGCGCTACTTCGGCGGCGCGCGGGCGGCGCAGCCGGTGAACATCAAGTCGGCGTCCAAGAGCGTGATCTCGGCGCTGGTCGGCATGGCGGTGTCGCGCGGGCTGATCAAGAACGTCCGGCAGCCGATCGCCGACTACTTTCCGGAACTGACGAAAGATCGCGACGCGCTGAAGCGCGCCATCACCATCGAGGATCTGCTGACGATGAGGTCGGGCCTGCCGTCCACGAGCGGACGCGACTACGGCGCGTGGGTGCAGAGCCCGAACTGGGTGCGCTACGTGCTGTCGCGCCCGCTGGCGGAGCCACCCGGCACGCGCGTGGAGTACAGCACCGGCAGCTCGCACTTGCTGTCGGCGATCCTGACCAAGGCCACGAAGACCAGCACGTGGCAGTTCGCGCAGGAAGCGCTGGCCAGGCCGCTGGGGTTTTCGCTGGCGCGTTGGACGCAGGACCCGCAGGGCGTGTTCTTCGGCGGCAACGAGATGCTGATGACGTCGCGGCAGATGGTGCGCTTCGGGGAGCTTTACCTGAACGACGGCCGGATCGGCGATCGACAACTTCTGCCGAAGAGCTGGATCGCGGAGACGCGGGTGCCGCGTGGCCGTTCACGCTGGGGGAGCGACCGCGAGTACGGCTACGGCTTCTGGATTCGCGAGCTCGCCGGGCACGAGGCCTACTACGCGTGGGGCTACGGCGGGCAGTTCGTCTTCATCATCCCCGACATGCAGCTGGTGGTCGTGACGACGTCACGGTCGGATGTGAGCCGTGAGCGCCGCGACCACCTTGGCGCGATTTACGACCTCGTGGAGCGGTCGGTCATTCCGGCGATTGCCGCCGCGGGCTCGCGGCCATCTCTGCCGTAG
- a CDS encoding DPP IV N-terminal domain-containing protein, whose translation MLSVSSAALVMISASSAAAQVTRTDYERAQALQTQYEALAVHVPEPATWIGTTHRFYYRRSLTDGYEFVTVDADIRQKQPSFDHARLAESLSKAASKAYTAHKLPFQSFTFNDALSAIDMTIDGARWTCVLADYACRTPELPPPGEIRRGINGPVRGDISAATPRPRLSPDGKWMAFIDNYNLAIRPFGGDPSTSSGSSRARSRGDKRTALSTDGSEGNYYDGASIVWSPDSSKLAAYRVRPGYRRLVHYVSSSPEDQLQPEHWAVQYAKPGDQLDLEHPVLFEVRSQKQVIVDSRLFPNPFDMSDLVWRKDSRGFTFEYNQRGHQVYRVIEVDAQTGAARAVIAEEPKTFFYYNRSAATLQAGKRFRYDLNDGKEVVWMSERDGWNHLYLVDGATGAVNTQITKGAWPVRHVLKVDEEKRQLWFSAGGMTAGQDPYFQHYYRINLDGTGLTPLTATDANHVVEFSSDMTMFVDHYSRVDMASVLELRRSEGGGFSPLPIEIERGDISGLTKAGWRAPEVSVAKGRDGATDIWGLVWKPTRFDPSKKYPVIEYIYAGPHGTHTPKTFSAFTPMQAQAELGFIVVQMDGMGTSNRSKAFQDVAWQNIKDAGFPDRILWHRAYAAKNPWYDITRVGIYGGSAGGQNAMGALLFHPDFYKVAVSYAGCHDNRMDKIWWNEQWMGWPIGPQYSASSNVDHAWRLQGKLLLIVGELDTNVDPSSTLQVVSALLKANKNFDYLMVPGAEHNAGRGGEYADYGERKRFDFFVRHLLGQNPPEWSAASSK comes from the coding sequence GTGTTATCTGTGTCATCTGCGGCCCTGGTGATGATCTCTGCGTCATCTGCGGCAGCACAGGTCACGCGCACGGACTACGAGCGCGCGCAGGCGCTGCAGACCCAATACGAAGCACTGGCCGTCCACGTCCCCGAGCCGGCCACGTGGATTGGCACCACCCATCGTTTCTACTATCGACGTTCCCTCACCGACGGCTACGAGTTCGTCACCGTGGATGCCGACATCAGACAGAAGCAGCCGTCGTTCGACCACGCCCGCCTGGCGGAGTCGCTGTCGAAGGCGGCGTCGAAGGCCTACACCGCGCACAAGCTGCCCTTCCAGTCGTTCACCTTCAACGACGCGCTGAGCGCCATCGACATGACCATCGACGGCGCCCGCTGGACGTGCGTGCTCGCCGACTATGCCTGCCGCACGCCGGAGCTGCCGCCGCCCGGTGAGATTCGCCGCGGCATCAATGGTCCGGTGCGCGGCGACATTTCGGCGGCCACGCCGCGGCCGCGCCTGTCGCCCGATGGCAAGTGGATGGCGTTCATCGACAACTACAACCTCGCCATCCGCCCGTTCGGCGGCGACCCTTCGACAAGCTCAGGGTCGTCCCGAGCAAGGTCGAGGGGCGACAAGCGCACGGCGCTCAGCACCGACGGCTCGGAGGGCAACTATTACGACGGCGCCTCGATCGTGTGGTCGCCCGACTCCAGCAAGCTCGCCGCCTACCGCGTGCGGCCCGGCTATCGGCGCCTCGTCCATTACGTGTCGTCGTCTCCGGAAGACCAGTTGCAGCCGGAGCACTGGGCTGTCCAGTACGCCAAGCCCGGTGATCAGCTCGACCTCGAGCATCCAGTGCTGTTCGAGGTGCGGAGCCAGAAGCAGGTGATCGTCGATTCGCGGTTGTTCCCGAATCCGTTCGACATGTCGGACCTGGTGTGGCGCAAAGACAGCCGCGGGTTCACCTTCGAATACAACCAGCGCGGGCACCAGGTCTATCGCGTGATCGAGGTCGATGCGCAAACCGGCGCCGCCCGCGCCGTGATTGCCGAGGAGCCGAAGACCTTCTTCTACTACAACCGCTCCGCCGCGACGCTGCAGGCCGGCAAGCGCTTCCGCTACGATCTGAACGACGGCAAGGAAGTGGTGTGGATGTCGGAGCGCGACGGCTGGAACCATCTCTACCTGGTCGACGGCGCCACCGGCGCGGTGAACACCCAAATCACGAAGGGCGCGTGGCCGGTGCGGCACGTGCTAAAGGTGGATGAAGAGAAGCGCCAGCTCTGGTTCAGCGCCGGCGGCATGACGGCCGGCCAGGATCCCTACTTCCAGCACTACTACCGCATCAACCTCGATGGCACCGGCCTCACGCCCCTCACCGCCACCGACGCCAATCACGTCGTCGAGTTCTCGTCGGACATGACGATGTTCGTGGATCACTACTCGCGAGTGGACATGGCGAGCGTATTGGAACTGCGACGTTCGGAGGGAGGGGGCTTCAGCCCCCTCCCCATCGAAATCGAAAGGGGCGACATCAGCGGGTTGACCAAGGCCGGCTGGCGCGCGCCGGAGGTGTCCGTGGCCAAGGGCCGCGACGGCGCCACCGACATCTGGGGATTGGTGTGGAAGCCGACGCGGTTCGATCCGTCGAAGAAGTATCCGGTGATCGAGTACATCTACGCCGGCCCGCACGGCACGCACACGCCGAAGACGTTTTCGGCGTTCACGCCCATGCAGGCGCAGGCCGAGCTCGGCTTCATCGTCGTGCAGATGGACGGCATGGGCACGTCGAACCGGTCGAAGGCGTTCCAGGACGTGGCGTGGCAGAACATCAAGGACGCGGGGTTCCCCGATCGCATCCTCTGGCACCGGGCCTACGCGGCGAAGAATCCGTGGTACGACATCACGCGCGTCGGCATCTACGGCGGCTCCGCGGGCGGCCAGAACGCGATGGGCGCGTTGCTGTTCCATCCCGACTTCTACAAGGTGGCGGTGTCGTACGCGGGCTGCCATGACAACCGCATGGACAAGATCTGGTGGAACGAGCAGTGGATGGGATGGCCGATCGGCCCGCAGTACTCCGCCTCGTCAAACGTCGATCACGCGTGGCGGCTGCAGGGCAAGCTCCTGCTGATCGTCGGCGAGCTCGATACCAACGTCGATCCCTCGTCCACCCTGCAGGTGGTGAGCGCGCTGCTCAAGGCCAACAAGAATTTCGACTACCTGATGGTTCCGGGCGCCGAACACAACGCCGGCCGCGGTGGTGAGTACGCCGACTACGGCGAGCGCAAGCGCTTCGACTTCTTCGTCCGCCACCTGCTCGGCCAGAACCCACCCGAATGGAGCGCGGCGTCCTCAAAGTAG
- a CDS encoding Swt1 family HEPN domain-containing protein, with product MAWLTDLQNGVFKTMLLDDSLTRLEQSGISVRGPSSGQALAEVKVADFSPPIRHKALQMQHVYVSFFCLENAVRELIIQRLAEHHGADWWNLKVPAKIREAVAKLRDKEAKAKYHAQRSEADIGYTTFGQLSQMIIANWDDFSDLFPDQAWINARFTDLEMSRNIIMHTNVLPSIEIERIDSIVRDWLRQVG from the coding sequence GTGGCATGGCTCACAGATCTGCAGAACGGTGTATTTAAGACGATGCTCCTCGATGACTCATTGACTCGTTTGGAGCAGTCGGGAATATCCGTGCGTGGCCCATCGAGCGGTCAAGCACTCGCCGAAGTGAAGGTCGCGGACTTCAGTCCGCCAATTCGGCACAAGGCGCTTCAGATGCAGCATGTGTACGTCTCGTTCTTTTGCCTTGAGAACGCCGTGCGCGAGCTGATCATTCAGCGCCTTGCTGAGCATCACGGCGCGGACTGGTGGAATCTCAAAGTTCCGGCAAAGATCCGCGAGGCCGTCGCGAAATTGCGGGACAAGGAAGCGAAGGCGAAGTACCACGCCCAAAGATCGGAAGCGGACATCGGGTATACCACGTTCGGGCAGCTGTCGCAGATGATCATTGCGAACTGGGACGACTTCTCTGACCTGTTTCCTGACCAGGCGTGGATCAACGCCCGCTTCACCGACCTGGAGATGTCGAGGAATATCATCATGCACACGAACGTTCTGCCGTCGATCGAAATTGAGCGCATCGACTCAATTGTTCGCGACTGGCTCAGGCAGGTCGGATGA
- a CDS encoding DUF5343 domain-containing protein, translated as MATDLPYLMSPKRFPELLSKLQTAAVPERVTFEFLKKLGFTSSNDRAFPTLLKRLGFLDPNGQPTDRYRAYRQKTHAKRVLAEGIREVYADLLALHTDAHTQDREAVKGLVSRVTGREQRYVDLITTTFEMLCENADFTTETEQAKASVHKPETEKRDDKKHEEKKPEKSSHEPGDKAARPIAFSYNIQIHLPATTEIAVYNAIFKSLKEHLGD; from the coding sequence ATGGCTACAGACCTGCCGTACTTGATGTCGCCCAAAAGGTTTCCAGAGCTTCTTTCAAAGTTGCAGACGGCTGCGGTTCCCGAAAGGGTGACATTCGAGTTCCTGAAGAAGCTCGGGTTCACGAGTTCGAATGACCGTGCCTTTCCGACGCTGCTGAAGCGCCTCGGGTTCCTCGATCCGAACGGGCAGCCCACGGACCGCTATCGTGCATACCGCCAGAAGACCCACGCCAAGCGGGTGCTCGCAGAGGGGATCAGAGAAGTCTATGCCGATCTGCTTGCACTTCACACCGACGCCCACACTCAGGACCGCGAGGCTGTCAAGGGGCTCGTCAGCCGCGTCACGGGCCGTGAGCAACGATACGTTGACTTGATTACCACGACGTTCGAGATGCTCTGCGAGAACGCCGACTTCACGACCGAGACCGAGCAGGCGAAGGCATCGGTGCATAAGCCTGAGACCGAAAAGCGAGACGACAAGAAACACGAGGAAAAGAAGCCCGAGAAGAGTTCCCACGAACCCGGCGACAAAGCCGCGCGGCCCATCGCCTTCAGCTACAACATCCAGATTCACCTGCCAGCCACGACCGAAATCGCCGTTTACAACGCCATCTTCAAGAGCCTTAAAGAGCATTTGGGAGACTGA